In one Lolium rigidum isolate FL_2022 chromosome 3, APGP_CSIRO_Lrig_0.1, whole genome shotgun sequence genomic region, the following are encoded:
- the LOC124695942 gene encoding uncharacterized protein LOC124695942 translates to MPPPSAVTASAAASSFLRSLPPPSLSVHTTLPPSLSLKRQAGCHSRVVARASASGAAAAEAETVFFDGGAHYGDLAANLVLGLTLLWLPLTLASVTRALFLRYRFTSRRVTVISGLSGDDRTDFPYSSVREVVVVPRFIGEWGDIVITLKDGTKVDLRSVPRFREVADYCRKMAAAEGALGAQ, encoded by the coding sequence ATGCCGCCGCCGTCTGCCGTCACCGCCTCAGCCGCGGCGTCCTCCTTCCTCCGCTCGCTGCCTCCTCCCAGCCTCTCCGTCCACACCACCCTCCCACCTTCACTATCCCTCAAGCGTCAGGCAGGCTGCCACTCCCGCGTGGTCGCGCGGGCCTCGGCGTCCGGCGCGGCCGCGGCCGAGGCCGAGACGGTGTTCTTCGACGGCGGCGCGCACTACGGAGACCTTGCGGCGAACCTGGTACTCGGGCTGACCCTGCTGTGGCTGCCTCTGACCCTCGCCTCCGTCACCCGCGCGCTCTTCCTCCGGTACCGCTTCACCTCCCGCCGCGTGACCGTCATCTCCGGGCTGTCCGGCGACGACCGCACCGACTTCCCCTACTCGTCGGtcagggaggtggtggtggtgccgcGGTTCATCGGCGAGTGGGGCGACATCGTCATCACCCTCAAGGACGGCACCAAGGTCGACCTCAGGAGCGTGCCCAGGTTCCGCGAGGTCGCCGACTACTGCCGCAAAATGGCCGCCGCCGAGGGCGCGCTCGGGGCCCAGTGA